ATCCACCAGTGTCATTCTGGACATCACAACTCACTACATGGCAATCTGAAGCCACCACCACATGTGGTAATAGGAGATCATGTGCAAGTGTTAATGCCTCATGACAAGCAAGTGCCTCGAGGGTGGTCGGATGTGTTACACCCGAGCACTTGATGACCGAAGCGCCCGGAACATACCTCTCGAGTCTATGCAAACAACAATGTAAGATCCTTCATTCGAGCTCGTAGATATTGCTCCATCTACCCAAATTTTTGTAAAATCCGGCCGCAGGAAGGATCCATCTTTGGGATGGTTGTCTTGTCGCTGTAGAATCCAACGCTTGCGCCTTCTTGGTCTGCAATCAGCAAGCTCCCTTATATAACTTCTAATAAAGCTATTCGTTTGCACGGGGGCTTTTAAACATCTGCTCGTGGAGAGCTTTGCGGCGCGCGTGCCAAATCACCATAGAGTGACTATGATTTGATGAAGTCGTCTTTCAGCGCTGGCACTAACCAGCGCACACACCTCCGTGACCGGCCCAACCCATTTAGGAACTGTTGTGCATTTTCTTCTGgattttttcctttttatttatttttcctttatAATTTTCCTTTCCTTTTCAATTTTCATATGCGTGACATTTTCTTAAATTATTGGAAAAAAATCatattcatgaactttttttgaaacacgtgaacttttttcaaatacatgaatACATTCTAATTCACAAACTTTTTTCCAAACTCACGGCGGGTCATAAACCCTAACAGAGGGTAACTCAAACCGTCCAAATCTTCATCCTCTAGATTTTATTTTAGGCAAATATTCATCCTCTAGTACCAGTTGCCCGCTAGAACCCTGCTCCCCAGCGCAGGAAAGAGTCATAGTGTCCGGCTCATTAGTGGGCTCTCTGTGTGCGAGCTTCCGGCAGCAGCCAGACATTGCGCCGGCCCATTAGCTCTTTTCCCAAATTGGGTTTTCCctattatttttctatttttctttttctttttcttcctttctttttacattttttcttttatttatattttatttcattttttatttttttgaaatcaGGAATATTTTTCAAactcatgattttttttaaagttGTGGTCATTGTTTTTACAAATTCGCAAACATTTCTAAAAATTGTGACTTTTTATGAAATTTTCTGAATTAATGGACATGCTTTCAAACtgctgattttttttaaaaatttcatgaatattttttagttttgacaaaaaaaattgaaatgcATGAAATATTTTCTAAATCGATAAACTTCCTGTAATTCATGAACATCTTTTGAATTTAGACACATTTGTTCAAATTCACAAACTTATATTGAATACACGATCATTTtctgaaaatcatgaacattttttatttcctgaacattttttttcaaatcatgaacattttttaatccTTGAACGCTTTCAACATTGTTTTAAAATCTCAATTTTATAAGTTTCGAACTTTTTGAAAtcccaaattatttaaagaaaacaaacagaaaaaaccAAAAATGAAAAAAGGGCGCCTGCACATGGGCCGGCCCGAAAAGGGTGGGTGGGTGGGAGGGTGCCTCTCAACCGCCACAACATGTCGTGTGCTGGGCGCTCCCTCGGAATTTTATCATTATGTACGTGTTTTCAGGTTTTAGATCCTGTTTTTTCAGCTTTTCGGTGTTTTCCCGTATTTCCTTAGGTTTTGTAAGGAAAATAATTCAAGGAAAAAAGTTTGTGCGGAAAATATggttttttcttccgcgagaggcacaacTCGCAAAGGAAGAAAACATGTTTTTTGCTTCGCGAGAGGCACAGATTTGGTTCTCGTGGAGGCACACGTTTTCTTCCGTGAAGGCATAGTTGTGCCTCTTGGAAAGGTAAATAACGCGtttttttcgcgagaggcacAAACTTGCTTCTTGTGGAGGCACAAGTTTGCTTCCGCACTCTCGGGAAGTGGAAAATGCGTTTTTTTGCTTCTGCGAATAACGCAGATTTGCTTCTGTGAGAGGCACAACTGTGCTTCCAGCTCGTTTTTTTATGAAGAAAAGTTCGTCGAAACCTGTTAACATGGATCTAGTTTTAAAAATCTCGACGCGGGAAATCAAACGATGAAAACGATCCACGATTTGGACGCACTatttaagagataaaatattttaaataaaCAAATTTATGGAAAAGTTAAAACTCACAGATTGCTTTTTGAGGGTTGTTAAAACTCACGGATTGCTGCGCCACTTGCCGCAACCGGAAAGGTGGAAGTGACTAACTACCCTtaagtttttttgtttttttgagtAACACTAACTACCCCATAAGTTTGTTTTTTTAGAACTCTCGCCCAACTTTATTCATTCAAGAACAAGCGACATAGGTGCAAGGTTTGGGTCATGAGGGTTGCCCAACCAAACATGTCTACCTAGTTCTAGAGTACAAGCAAACTTGGCGAGATTATGAGCCTCATAATTGTGATTCCTACCCTCATGAATAAAAGAGTATGAATTAAAACTATTACACCGAAGCATTATTTCATGTACAAGAGCAGCGTTGGGACCTCCTGTCCCTCTGTTTATATCATGGACCACTTCTTGACAATCCGAGGCGACAGATATGTTCGTTGTCACAAGATCTTCTGCCAATGCCAACGCTTCCCTGCAAGCATAAGTCTCGAGCATCACCGGATCAGTGATTCCCTGAAAAACAACCGCCGATGAACCCAAATATAGGCCATCCTAGTCCTGGCATATCGCTGCAGCAGCCCCTCCACGCCGAGACCTGGCCACTGCTCCGTCCACATTAATCTTTCCCTTGCCATTCGGAGGTGGAAGCCACTTTTTCTGCTGTGCAGGTGCTGCCCTTTGTGTTATTTGATGCTCCTTCCTAGCATATAACTGGCCCAACTCATCAATGTAACTATTCACAAAGGATGTGGTCTGTTGTGGACTTTGGAAAATTGATTCATATATAGCCTTCCTCCTTGCAAACCATATAGACCATAGTGTGATTACCAGCCGCGTAAAGCTTGCATGGTCCAGGGATTCATTCAACTGGAATAACCAAATTCGCGCGTTAGCTTCCAAGTTCTCAGACATTTGGGAAACAAGTGCCTCATTTGATAGAGCCCACACACAGCGTGACATCGTGCACGACACGAGTGCATGTCTCCATGAATCAACGCAGCCGCATAGCGGACATGTAGCCTGAACCGCCATGTTTCGCCTCTGCAAAGTGTCCGTCGTAGGTAgtgagtggtgagcaagtctccaAAGGAAGATCCTAACCTTCGACGGCACCTTTAATTTCCATAACGAACACCATGATTTTTCCTCTTATTCTCCATTAGAGGATCCACTCCTTCCTTCGAGCCACTCCTCCCTCTGTAACTTGGTTTTCTGAAGGAATCTATAGGCCAAACAAACACTAAAATTTCCTTTCTTCTCCGGGTGCCATGCCCAGAAGTCTGGTATGTTGCgcgtgcaaacagggatctttaATATGGCATTGGCATCAATTGGAAGGAAAACACTGCGGATCAGATCCTCATTCCACGATGCTGTCGCCGGGATCAAAAGCTCCGACACATACCTCTGAGGATTCGCCACTAGCGACGTGATCGGTCGTGGTGTCATCTCCTTCGGTATCCAGTTGTCAGGCCAAATATCTGTCGTTTGCCCATTACCAATCCGCCTTATGATGCCTTGCTGTAATAAATCTCTTCCTTCCAAGATAGCACGCCAAATTTGTGATGGCCTAGTCCCTAACTCCACATTAAGGATTGACCTGTCAGGATAGTAAACAACTTTAAGGATTCTTGCACTCAGGCTTGCTGGTTCCTGGAGGAGCCTCCATGCTTGTCTAGCAAGCAAAGCCAAATTGAAAATCTCGAGATCCCTAAAGCCAAGACCTCCCAAATGCTTTGGCCGAGTCATCACGTCCCAAGAAACCCAAGCCGGCTTGCGCTCACCTTGCTTACATCCCCACCAGAATTTCCTGATAATAGACTTGATGTGATCACACAATCCCCTCGGGAGCTTAAAGCATGACATAGAGTAAACCGGGATGGCTTGGGCTACTGACTTAATAAGAACATCTTTGCCCCCAGCTGAAAGGCATTTGCTCATCCAACCCTTCACCTTGTCCCACACCCTGTCACTCAAATATTTGAACGTCCCCTTCTTGGAGTGACCCACATCAGTAGGCATACCCAAGTATCTGTCACTCAGAGATTCATTGTGAACCTGCAAAAATCCCTTGATAGCATCACACACTATCTCGGGGCAGCCCTTGCTGAAAAAGATTGATGATTTTTCTTTGTTTATTCTTTGTCCCGATGCCATGCAAAACGTATTCAATAGGTTTGAAACTTCCTCCGCTCCAGTAACACTTGCCCTGAAAAACAGCAGGCTATCATCCGCGAATAAAAGATGATTCACCGCCGGTGCCGACGGTGCCACCTTAATGCCGCTAAGCTGGGATGATTCATTCCGAGAATTTAACAGGCACGAAAGGCCCTCCGCTGCTATCAAGAAAAGGTAAGGAGAGATTGGATCTCCCTGTCGAATACCTCTTGTGGGTTTAAACTCTTCTGACTTCACACCATTAAACATAACAGAAAAAGATACTAAGCTCACCATATTCATCACCACATTCACCCAACGTGCAGCAAAACCCAATTTCTCCATGATTGACTTCAAATAAGACCATTCCACGCGGTCATATGCCTTCATCATGTCAAGTTTTAGTGCAGCATAAACATTGTTCTTTGACCTCCTCCGCTTCATAAAGTGCAAACACCCATACGCTGAGATTATGTTGTCGGTAATCAGCCTACCAGGAACGAATGCCGACTGCTCATCTGATATTATCTCTGGGAGAATCATCTTTAGACGGTTTGCCAACACCTTCGAGGCTATTTTATAAAAAACATTACACAGGCTTATTGGGCGAAATTGAGATAGCAATGTTGGATTCgataccttcgggattagtaccAGCAATGTATCATTCACGGCAACAGGACTTTCCTCTCCCTTCACAATGGCTAACACCGCCTTTGTTACAGAATCTCCACAGACATCCCAGTGTTTTTGAAAGAAGTGAGCAGGGAAACCGTCAGGCCTTGGAGCTTTTGTTGGAAACATTTGGAAAAGCGCGGTCTTGACCTCCTTAGCTTCGTAAGGAGCCAGCAGGGTTTCATTCATAGCCGCGGTAACTTTCACCGGCACATGCTGTAGGACCTCGTCTACCCCTTGCACCCCTTCCGAGCTGTATAAATTTTTGTAAAACTCAAGTGCCATTTGCTACATCTCTGTTGGGTCATTTGTAACTGGCCCACTTGTCCGTTCCAGCGCCTTTATCAGGTTCTTTCTCCGGCGCATCGAGGCTCGCATATGGAAGAAGTGTGAGTTCCGGTCTCCAGCCGATAGCCACTCCACCCGAGACCGTTGTCTCCACATCAACTCTTCCCGCAGATAAAGCTCTATCAAGTGGTCATTTATCTTCACCTCCGCATGCGAAGGGCCCTTTTGTGCCCTGTCATTGCGCAAGCGATCCAATTCTTTCTTCAAACAGTGTATCTCGCCGTTGACGCTTCCGAACGTTGACTTAGACCATACACCCAGGTTACGGGCTAGCGCGTCGAGGTTCGCGCGTACCTCACACACCCGCGGGTTGTGGCTGTTGACCTCCCACCCCGTCTGAACTGCAGTTTTGAGGTCTGGATGAGTATCCCACATTACCTCATAGCGAAACTGTTTCGTTTTCTTTCCTCCCCCACTTGTTTGTGCTAAATGTAGCAGAACGGCTGAGTGATCAGATGTAGCAGCCGTGAGATGTTCAACAGCCGCTGAGGGAAACATTCCACACCACTCAACCGAGCCCAAGGCTCTATCTAACCTCACACGGGTATATGAGCCGCCGGTTACTTTCTTCTCATATGTCCATCTTGTTCCTTTGAAGCCCAGATCGACCATACCACACACATCCACAGCATCTCTAAAACCGTGAATTTGTGCCTGACTCCTCGAGCCAATGCCATCGTGTTCATCATGCTTCAGGACCTCATTAAAATCTCCTGTACACACCCAAGGCAAATCTTGAAGTGTGGATGATGTAGATGGGTCTGTGCTTCCCCGTAGAAACAAGAAAGCCTCCACGGCTGGTCCCCTATGCCAGTCACTCTACCATCAATATGATACTTCGAGTAGCCCAAAATCTCAATGTTTATTTCATTATTCCAAAACATAGCTAAACCTCCACTTCTACCGGAGGCATCCACAGCAAAAGTACTATCAAAACCTAAAGTACTTTTTAGATTTTCAACTCTCTCCCCACTGAGCTGGGTTTGAACTATACAAAGTACTCTGGGGGCAAACTTATTTGCGAATTCACGCAGTTCTTGAATTGTCGAGTCACTGCCAATCCCCCGACAATTCCAACAGAGCAGACTCATTGCGTCCGACGGTCCTCCACCGGGGAGGCCGCCATTCTCGCGTCCGAGTTTTTCCCTCCAGGGGGGCTTTTCTTCACACCGCCATTGCCTGTCTTCTCATTCTGGGCTGTCAGCCTGGACCTCTTTGGGTCCTGTTTCGGCGGGGGGCTGAGAGGCACCACCTCCCCACTAGGTTTAGGAGCTAGGGCAAGCTCCATACCCGTTGCAGTTTTAGCTTGCAGTGAGCCCGTAACTTGTTCAGAAGTTCTTTTGCGGTTTGCTTCAGTCACGTCCATATCCACCTCCTCATGTTCCTGCATCTTCTCCTTGCCGTGTTCAGCTTCAGCAGCAGATTGGCTTTCATTGTACCTTGCTTTCTGATTCCTGCTCCTGCGTCGGGTCCCCCAAGCTGTTGTCGCCGGCGCACGGAGGTTTTTGAAGACCAGGGCAGAAGGAGGGTGAACCCCGTCCCCGTGCTCCTTAAACTCATGTCCCATCATGCCGCAAACCTGACACCAATCTGGTAAGCGCTCATACTTGACAGCAAAAATTTGCCGTTCGCCTCCACGGACCAGAGATATAGCTTTTTTCAGAGGGTTACGAACATCCAGCCAAACCCTGACTCGGTAAAAGTTCCCTTCGAAATCAAAGGAGGACGGCTCTGAATCCACAAACTCGCCAATCTTCGAGGCCAGTGCCTTAACCTTGCCATGGAAAGCTATTGGAAGCTCGATGATCCGCGCCCATATCTCAATCGTAAAGAGCTCAGTCGAGGAAGGCTTTGAATATCCATCATATGGGGCAATGACCACGTGATTTCCCCTAAAGTGCCATGGCCCCCCTTGCGTGACCCGTTCCCAATCTCCCAAGCAGTCAAACTGCATCTGGAAGAGATTCTCCTCGAGGGTTTTGATCTTGACTGGCCGAGCTAGGTCCCATGCAGTTTTCATGTTCCGGAAAAACCAATACGAGCTGAAACCCTTATCCATATGGACTCGGGCCAAAATCATCCAGCGGAGGGCCTCCTCTGCCGGCTCGTCCTCATCCTCGAAGATCACGTCATCGAGGTCGTCTTCCTTCAAAGCCAGTTCCTTCATCAGATCCTCCAAGTTGCCTTTCCCTTTGTTGCCTGAACCCGACGAACTTCCGCCGCTCGCCATGAATGCCAGCCTACTGATGCAGGTCGATCTCCGGTGTCTATGGCAACACCAACAAACCCTAAACCCCTCCAAGAGCCAAGCCCGCAACCCGTTTTGGAAACCTGGCCGCGGATCTTAACTCGGATCGAGGGGAAGGAAGAGGTAGTTTCTCAACTGTCGCCAATGGCGGCGAGAGGAGAGTAAACCCTAGCTAGAGGGAAACCTATACTGTTCCTAGCACAAATAATTGCATAACGAATCCACTAAGTACCCCTTAAGTGATTTCGCCACGGCCACCGCGACACATGCGTATCGGCCCTATACCTACTGGCCAGCCCAGCCCAGCCCAGCACGGCCGCACCGCCGTACGAAGCCAGATCAAACGGGATGGACGCCCCAGATGCACCGAGCCTACTGATAAAGCCACCACGAAGTCCCCACGCCCACGGTCTCCAGCCCTAGCGCCTCCGCTCCTCTCCCCCGCCGCCACCCCCTCCCCGCATCGTCTCCCACGCcaagaccgccgccgccgcccgtcaaGATGGTACGGCGAGGATACATCGTGGCTTTGATCCCCTTCCATATTTTCCGAATGTTTGCTCTCTCGTTTGATCCGAGACTTGCGCATCTCCTGTGATCTAATCTGTCTGTTGTCTCGGTTGGGAATCGAACGGAGCAGGTGCTGCAGAACGACATCGACCTCCTCAACCCGCCGGCGGAGCTCGAGAAGCTCAAGCACAAGAAGAAGCGCCTCGTGCAGTCCCCCAACTCCTTCTTCATGGTACGTGCGCATCAGATCACGTAGGATCGATCTGGGGGTTCCCGTTCCTTTGATTCCTCTCCTGGCTCGGCCCCTAATTGTGTGCTTGTCTTTGTGTTCCTTGCGTGCAGGATGTCAAGTGCCAGGGCTGCTTCAACATGTAAGACCTTATGATCTCTTCTTTGGTCTTGTGTTCCTAGATAATACAGTAACATTAAGATGGTGGATTGGATTCTTGACTTGGGTACTTGATTTAAAAAAGATGCTATCAGTGATTTAGGTTGCTTTAAGAATGGCTTAAAAGTTAGGTTTATGCACAAAGAACTGCCTGCTATATGAGAAAATATGTAGGTTTAGCAACCTGTGCATCTTGTACTATGTTGTGGTTCGCTGTTGTGCTCTTGCCGCCTGTGCTAATGCTGCCGTTGGTACTGAACGTGAACGACTAGTTATTCTGCTTCATTTGCCATGTActtcctctgtaaactaatataagagcatttagaacACTAAAGTAGTTATTGTGTGTGTAGTTATAAATGTTCATTCCAAGTTGCCTCCTTCAGTATCATGTTGTTTGCCTGGCCCTGACTTGAATTATATCTATGCATCAACCAATTAAGTTTATTCATTATGACTGAAGTTTGCTCTTCATTCACGTATCATATATCTGACTCTGTATTGCCTTGATTGCAGAACGACTGTGTTCAGCCACTCTCAGACCGTGGTGGTGTGCCCTGGCTGCCAGACGGTGCTTTGCCAACCCACCGGAGGAAAGGCGAGGCTCACCGAGGGATGCTCCTTCCGCCGGAAGGGCGACTAAGCTACACTCCTGTTTATGTGAAAATGAAGCCCAGCCGAACCTTACTTTTCAAGTAACTAGTTATCCCCGATGTGTACTGGTCAAATTTTGTTAATTATGCTTGCCCATTTGCCAGCCTGAACGTTGTAGCAACGTGTTCTATGTCATGCACTTTTGATTTGCCTGTTGTTGGTTCTTCTGTTTGTCTGGCTGCCTGGTGGTCTCTGAGTTTGGTTTTGAGGATTTAGTTTTTGTTATGTAGTAGTGATAGCCTGCTGCATTTTCTTGACAGTGTTCAGTGTTTGGTATATATGCATTGTCATATCCTGTGTCTGGACCAAATGTTCTCATTTATCTGTCCTTAACCTAGAaggtgaggaagatgagcaacGAAGCGCGAGCATATGTGCAGCAATCCTTCAGCAGCACGCACTAGACTGCCACATAACATTAGAGATTTTCCTGTGGCTTTTCTACCTGCACACCCGACTGAACTCCGTGCCATCCAAGAGTAGTGCATGGCTACTGTCCCTATTCACTGAGGTATGTCTACCAACAAATGGCCAGGATCATAGGTCATGGACATGGAGATGTCAATCTGATGGATGTAGCTGGAGGTGTCTTGTGGGCGTGTTGCGTGTCCAGCTGCAAGCCCTAGCGGATCAAGACAGGATCTTGCCCCTCTAACTTGGAGATGTATCTCCAGGCTCTCTCGAGTGATCATGGTCGTGCAAATCAGGGAGCTAATTCAAGGAGGAAGCCACCCAACATTTCTCGTCTTGGGCTATGACAAAGTATATCATTTGGCAAGGGTATTCTGAACGATTTTGTGGGTCTTGGAACTGGCATGTCTTGTTAGAGGTCGTTACCTGTTATTGGGCGAGTTTGAGTTAGCCTGGTGTGAGTTGATGAAGTGGGCGCTAGAGCAGCAACCAGTATTGAGTTATTTTGCTACCAGGTCAGGTAAGAATTACTCGGAATATCTCTAAAAAAAAGAATGGGTCCTGATAACGTACACGTGTGACATATTAGACATCTGTCCACACACCGTGTGTGGCGTGAGCAGGAGGCAGCCCACATGGGCTGTATGTGGACGGACATTAGAATTGTCCACACGTGTGGGCGCAACTACTTCGTGCCACATGCTCAATAAATACTACTCATCCCTACCCCGCGCGTGTGGCATGAAGCAAACATCCCATATACGTTTTGACCCAGCTACGTTAGGTACTCGTGGGATGACGATTTAGTTGTCATCCGGGATGGCAGATATAGTTGTCTGCGATGACAAATGTAGTTGTAAAAGCATGGCAACTCTCTCTGTTTTGGTTAACTATAGTTGCCAGTCTAATTTATGGTAGTTGTCGCGTGTAATCAAAACATAGTTGCCATGTATGATTAACTATTTGTCACATATGGTCAAAcaatagttgccatgtgtgtttatctAGTTGCCACGTGGGGTCCAACCGTAGTTGTAATGTGTGGTTAATcacagttgccatgtgtgttttaTCTGGTTGCCATGTACGCGCAATTATAGTCGACGTCTAACAACGAAtcatagttgccatgtgtgtttacctagttgccaTGTACGCGCAACTGCAGTTGCTATCCAAAAACGTACGAGTGTCGTGTGGGTGAAaagcagttcgcccacacgcgCGTGGACTAGGTGGTGGCTGTGTGGGCAGAAACTAGTTCGCCCACACAGCGCAGCTAGCAAACCGCGTGCTGCGGGCCATGTGGGCGAACTCTCCAACACCCACACACATGATGATGCCCACGTGGCACTCAGATTCTAACAGATTCCTTTAGGATTCGTGCAAAACAGAATCAACATGAATTAAGGCGTATGAGCGATGTGCAAACATGCCATACGTGTGGACGTTATCATTTAGGAAAAGAATTACTCGGAATACTCCTCGTGTCGAAGTCACCATGATCCTGTAGGGTCACACACTCGAGGATTACAGGAATTGAAATCCACTTGGGCCTCAAGAGTTGAGCCCACATAGGGGCAGCTATAGACAGAGATCAGGTAACTTGCCCACAGCGAGTACTGCGGCAATAAGGCACTGTTCACGATGTCCCTGTTCAGCAAGCACTGTAGGACGGGGTACTGTAGACGTGTACTGTGGATATCTCCCTGTTCATCTCAATCCGGGCGTTGATCCTTGATCGGACGATTCAAAATGAGGGATAAGCCACCGTACTGTTCACTGGTGACTCACTCATAGCAAGTCACCAGATCTCAGTTCATAAAAGGTGGAGTGAACCAAATTAAGGCACGCGAGAGATACCAGTTTTGGGGATCCACTCTAGCGTTTGGAGAAACCCTCCAGTAGTTGCCAGCATCTCTTTTCTTGGTCCAGCGTTGTGAACTTAACTTCTACTCCCTGCGTTCCTAAATATAAGGGCTAGGTTTTTTGGgggcttaaaaaataagccgcTCATAAAATTTGTTGAGATTTCTGAATTAGTTATCTCTTAACTAGTTTAGAAGCTTCAATTAATAAGAGAGGCGGCTTATGAGATGAGCTAGGGAGGAGGCGGCTTATTTTTTAAGCTGCCAAAAAAACTGGCCCTAAGTCTTTTTTAAACGTTTTAAATGGACTACAATATATGGATGTATGTATACATATTTTAGAGTAcagattcacttattttgctctgtatgtagtcacttgttagaatctctaaaaagacttatatttgggaatcGAGGGAGTAGTGCGTCAGTGCACTGGAATAGAATACCTCAAGCGTCCAAGGCTTAGGCAGTGGATTCCGAAGATTTGGTCAAGTTACCCTATGAAGAGAAAATGCTTGTCTCTTGTGCACACGCCTTGTTTGACCGACGAGTGTCATGTAAATGCCTAACTTTCAAGTTGATCGTCATTAGTGGCTAAAAAATAGTCCACACTTGATGTTCGAGTCATCTTTAAAATTATGAGTGAGTAGTGATGTTTGATTGCGACCAGTTAATCTTACTCAAGGCCCTACTTAGTCCTATACCAAACCTATAAGTGGCAAATCATCAAGGTCAAGTGAAGCAACCAACTATGGTCAAACAAGTGAATGGAGGAAAAAGAATAAGACTAAGAAATAGTTAATGGAAAAGAGGCCCAAGTCAATAAGGAAGCCCAAGAAAAGAAACCCACCTTGGTGGGATAGATGAGAGGGATTGGTCCACCATGAGCTATGGACTCACCCTCTCTCCTAGTCCATCATGGAATTAAGGATCAAAGATTACCTCCATTACCCCTCCCATCCGTGATTTCATTATCGTTTTGTATAAATCATTGTAGCTCTACCAAGAACTAGTGATATGTATTGCCATAAGACGACACCAAGTGCTATACTAatgtttttattagttaattcAGTGAAACTAATATTCCTACAATTTGGCCAACCATGTTCAGTAAGGCGGTCGGCCGTCCATACCCGGTTCTGAGTGATCAACCAGGCAAAGAACTTGCATTTTGGCGGTGCCCAGTTCTTCCAAATCGTGTTCTTGAAGCTAGAAGCCATGATGCCGCAAAACTGCGCCTTGTATGCAGTGGCCGCCGAATAATGCCCTGAGGTGGTGAGCTTGCAAGTGATGGTGTCGGGGTGGTTGTCTTGTAGTTGCACCTGGGTCACCAGAGTCCAAAGCGAGATGAATTCTTGGATGTGCGCCACTGTTAGGCCATTTGAGAACCGAATTTTGTCCACCCAAGCACCATTCTGAATTGCCTTCCTTACACTCCACCTTTTGCATCTGGAGATGTCAAAAATTAGTGGTGCAATGTGCTTAGGTCTAAGCTCATCAAGCCAGGCTGGCTCCCAGAAGCTCGCCTTGCTTGCGCCCATCTCCTATCATGACCTTCGTGAGGGCGTTAAAAAGGTCCATGTCCTCCTTGTCGCAAGGGTTCCCGGTGCCCACCCAAGGTCTTTTCGGCGCGATCCACTCAAGCCATGGCCACCTTAGGCGAAGTGCACGAGCAAACTTTGCAAGGTGAAGGATACCAAGGCCACCGAGGATCATGAGGCGGCACACGGAAGTCCAGTTAATTTTGCATTTGCCCCCAGAAACCTTGTCGGAACCCGCCCAAAGAAAGGCCCTCCGGATCTTGTCAATGGCTTGTAGAACCTCAGCCAGAATGACAAGCGTCATGATGTGGTAGATCACGATGGCAGTGAGGACCGACTTGACCAAGGCATTTCTGCCCGCGGGAGTGCAGTGTTTCCCCTGCCAAGGTGGTAACTTGCCGGCGACTTGGTCCTCGAGAAGTGGAACCTCTTTAACCGCCTAATCGACAAGGGAAGCCCAAGGTAGCGCAAGGGGAACGTTAAGCGCACCGCGGGCACGCTTTGCATGATGTCTTCAAGGTCGGtatgcgttcataggggtgagtgtatgcgcgtgtatatgagcgcttgcgtgtGTACTGTGTTCGAAAAAATGATTTCTTCAAGGTCCGATCCTTCACACCGGATGGGTGCCACAAGgttttttttttggaaatttGTAGCCAGTCCGGTCACCTCCCCAAAGCTTTCCAAGATAGTGGAGATGGTCCGGACGTCCTCCTTGATCGGTGCGACAAATATTGCCGCAATCGTCTGCATAAAGCGATGTCCGGAATTGCACCCCTCAACCACCCAAGTTACCAATCTATATCCCTTCATTAAACTGCGGCAGCCGGCATCTGACAGTGCTGACAAAACTATATATCTGATG
This genomic window from Aegilops tauschii subsp. strangulata cultivar AL8/78 chromosome 4, Aet v6.0, whole genome shotgun sequence contains:
- the LOC109751480 gene encoding small ribosomal subunit protein eS27 produces the protein MVLQNDIDLLNPPAELEKLKHKKKRLVQSPNSFFMDVKCQGCFNITTVFSHSQTVVVCPGCQTVLCQPTGGKARLTEGCSFRRKGD